The DNA window TCGGCCTGGTCGCGGCGTCCGGGACCGGCGCGCAGCAGGTCATGTGCCTGCTCGACGCGGCCGGTGTGGGGGTCACCCACTGCCTCGGCGTCGGCGGCCGGGACCTGTCGGCCCCGGTCGGCGGGCTCGCCACCCGGCAGGCGCTGGCCCTGCTGGACGAGGACCCGGCCACCGAGCTGATCGTGCTGATCTCCAAGCCGCCCGCGCCCGGGGTGGCCGAGGAGATCGTCGAGTACGCGGCCAAGCTCACCACGCCGGTGGAGTTCGCGTTCCTGGGCCCGGACGCCGACGATCTCTCCGCGGTCGCGGCGCGGGTGGTGGCGCGCGTCACCGGGCAGCCGCCCGGCCCGTGGCCACGGTGGGCACCGGACTCCCCGCCGGTCCCGCGTGGCGGCGCGCTGCGCGCCCTGTACTGCGGCGGCACGCTGTGCCAGGAGGCGATCGCGATCGCGGCGCGGGCGCTCGGGTCGGTCGCGTCCAACCTGGACCCGACGCACCCGCTCGGCGACGACCTGCGCGCGGCCGGGCACCTGGCGATCGACTTCGGCGACGACCGGTTCACCCAGGGCCGCCCGCACCCGGTGATCGACCCCGCGCCGCGCCTGGAGCGGCTGGCCGCGGAGCTGGCCGACCCGGCCACCGGCGTGGTGCTGCTCGACGTGGTGCTCGGCCACGGCGCGCACCCGGACCCCGCCGCCGACGTCGCCGAGGTGATCCGCGGGGCGACGTTGCCCGTGGTGGTGGCGCTGGTGGGCACCGAGGCTGACCCGCAGGGCCTGGCCCGGCAGGCGCGGACGCTGTGCGGGGCCGGGGCGTACGTGTTCGCGTCGAACGCCAGCGCGGCCCGCCACGCGGTCGCGCTCGCCGAGGGAGGTGCCGCGTGATCCAGCCGGACGACCTGCTGACCCGCCCGGTACGCGCCGTGGTGGCCGGCGCCCGGCTCTTCGCGGACACGCTCGCCGCGCAGGCGGTGCCGGTGGTGCCCGTGGACTGGCGACCGCCGCTGGCCGGCACCGAGGAGCACCTGGTCCGGGTGCTGGCCGACCCGCGGCGGGAGCGGGCGAACGCCGAGGCCGTGCGTCGGGTGCTGGCCGCGCAGGCCCAGCTGGTCGACGTGCGGCCCGCGCGGGCGGCGCTCGGCGTGGAGCCGGGCACGTTCCTGCACGCCGGGCCGCCGATCACCTGGGAGCGCGCGTCCGGGCCGATGCGCGGCGCGCTGATCGGCGCGATGCTCTTCGAGGGCCTGGCGGACACTCCGGAGGACGCCGAGCGCCAGCTCGCCTCCGGCGCGATCGCCCTGGAGCCCTGCCACCACCGTGGCGCGGTCGGCCCCATGGCGGGCGTGGTGAGCCCGTCGATGTGGATGTTCGAGCTGGCCGACCCGGTGCACGGCGGGCGGGCGTACTGCTCCCTCAACGAGGGCCTGGGCAAGGTGCTGCGCTACGGCGCGTACGGCCCGGAGGTGATCGAGCGGCTGCGCTGGATGACGGC is part of the Carbonactinospora thermoautotrophica genome and encodes:
- a CDS encoding FdrA family protein, producing MGQLLEARRGLYRDSVALMRATQAVRAVPGVEAALVAMATPLNLDMLAGMGFAAPDGAGPNDLLVAIRAVDDAALARARETLEAQLADPGRGGGLDTAPAPRTTGSAARHADATVAVVAVPGRYAFAEAVDALEAGLHALVFSDNVPLAQEVRLKREAAERGLLVMGPDCGTAVIGGVGLGFANAVRPGPVGLVAASGTGAQQVMCLLDAAGVGVTHCLGVGGRDLSAPVGGLATRQALALLDEDPATELIVLISKPPAPGVAEEIVEYAAKLTTPVEFAFLGPDADDLSAVAARVVARVTGQPPGPWPRWAPDSPPVPRGGALRALYCGGTLCQEAIAIAARALGSVASNLDPTHPLGDDLRAAGHLAIDFGDDRFTQGRPHPVIDPAPRLERLAAELADPATGVVLLDVVLGHGAHPDPAADVAEVIRGATLPVVVALVGTEADPQGLARQARTLCGAGAYVFASNASAARHAVALAEGGAA